A genomic segment from Labeo rohita strain BAU-BD-2019 unplaced genomic scaffold, IGBB_LRoh.1.0 scaffold_86, whole genome shotgun sequence encodes:
- the kcnk15 gene encoding potassium channel subfamily K member 15, with product MKMKKQNVRTLSLILCMFSYLLVGAAVFDALESETESARKRILEQKRNDMKRKYRFTEDDYREIERVVLQAEPHRAGRQWKFAGSFYFAITVITTIGYGHAAPGTDAGKVFCMFYAVLGIPLTLVMFQSLGERMNTFVRYLLSRVKKCVGLHRTEISMENMVLVGFLSCLGTLCVGAAAFSHFEGWTFFHAYYYCFITLTTIGFGDFVALQKKEDLQEKTPYVVFSFMYILVGLTVIGAFLNLVVLRFLTMNSEDEKRDAQERASLKRGRNLTALSLGQDNHCHSNLFLPIEEGTSCTNLILSPAEERGRSRSRLSLLCSCVCCRLGLCDSSAPSQNKCPECNINSVYYNSVSYKIQGGCSTRNNTLLSSPGSTLSPGLSFRDLPRFRRKSV from the exons atgaagatgaagaagCAGAACGTGCGCACGCTCTCGCTCATCCTCTGCATGTTCTCTTACCTGCTCGTGGGCGCCGCGGTCTTTGACGCCTTGGAGTCCGAGACTGAGAGCGCGCGGAAACGCATCCTAGAGCAGAAACGCAACGACATGAAGAGGAAGTATCGTTTCACTGAGGATGACTATCGAGAGATCGAGCGAGTGGTGCTGCAAGCAGAGCCCCATCGCGCCGGCAGACAGTGGAAATTCGCTGGATCTTTTTACTTTGCCATAACTGTCATCACCACCATAG GTTACGGCCACGCGGCACCCGGCACAGACGCGGGAAAGGTCTTCTGCATGTTCTACGCGGTTCTGGGCATCCCCCTCACGCTGGTGATGTTCCAGAGTCTAGGCGAGAGGATGAACACGTTCGTCCGCTACCTCCTCAGCCGCGTCAAGAAGTGCGTAGGGCTTCATCGCACAGAGATTTCCATGGAAAACATGGTTTTGGTGGGTTTCCTGTCCTGCCTGGGAACTCTGTGCGTGGGGGCCGCCGCCTTCTCGCACTTTGAGGGCTGGACGTTCTTCCACGCCTACTACTACTGCTTCATCACGCTCACCACCATCGGCTTCGGGGACTTTGTGGCTCTTCAGAAGAAGGAGGACCTCCAAGAAAAGACACCTTACGTAGTCTTCAGTTTTATGTACATCCTCGTGGGGCTGACGGTGATCGGAGCCTTCCTCAACTTGGTTGTGTTGAGGTTCCTCACGATGAACAGTGAGGACGAGAAGCGGGACGCGCAGGAACGGGCCTCGTTGAAGAGGGGTCGTAACCTTACGGCCTTGAGTTTGGGGCAGGACAATCACTGCCATAGCAACCTGTTCTTGCCCATAGAGGAGGGCACCAGCTGCACTAACCTCATCCTGTCCCCGGCGGAGGAGCGCGGGCGATCCAGGTCCCGACTGAGCTTGCTGTGCAGCTGCGTTTGCTGTCGCTTGGGTCTCTGCGACAGCTCCGCCCCGTCCCAAAACAAGTGCCCAGAGTGCAATATTAACTCCGTGTACTACAACTCTGTTTCCTACAAGATCCAAGGCGGCTGCTCCACCAGGAACAATACGCTTCTGTCCTCTCCAGGCAGCACGCTTTCTCCTGGGCTCAGCTTCAGAGACCTGCCGCGCTTCAGGAGGAAGTCAGTGTAA